Below is a window of Raphanus sativus cultivar WK10039 unplaced genomic scaffold, ASM80110v3 Scaffold2027, whole genome shotgun sequence DNA.
ACAAAATGTTTACAAAGACAATACAtagataaggaaaaaaaaatagataagaaaaTTATGCTGAAATGTTTCGAGAAATCTTCATTCTATTGCTTTGGACCATTTGTTAACACGTGCTTGTGCAATCTGCGCCTATAATTTTGCCAAACAAAAACTAGTAAATGTGGGGGCTCTAAGCAAGTCAGATGCAGAGAAAAATGTATGCAACATAATTTACctctttaaaacaaaaacaaaaacaaaaacatagttTACCTCTTTTTCCCATTCACATCTCATTGTGATCAAACTTAAAATTATTGTCTGAACTGCGGTTCCTCCAAATATCATACCAGCCCAAATACCCtacaaataagtaaaatttaaCAACATATTATCATAATCAATCAtatcaatttaaataaatgattttaatgaacaaaaagaagaagattataAATACCATGACGCCGAATTCAAAAACCCAACCCATTaaaattccaagtggaattccAATGCAATAGTAACATCCTAAGTTTATATATGCCACGTAGGATTGCCAACCCGATCCAACTGCAACACCTACTCACAAGTGATAAATTAACACAACAGCGTTTGATTttgtatataacaaaaaaatattataaaagaaatattgtgACATACCGGAAAGTACAGGTTGAATGCTATTAAGAAGAACGGTGAGAGTTAACAGAACGGTGAGTTTATTAACAGCTGTTAAAACGGCTTCGCTTGATGAAAAGATCCAAGCGATTTGGTTATGTAAAAGCATTATTATCAACCCAAAGAATACTCCGATTATCATCGATTGTGTCACTGATACAATCGTCGCAAACTTTGCTCCTTTTCCATTACCTGCTCCTAACTCGTTCGCCACACGTACACTGCAAATAGTTAATGTATGATCAGCCAAGTATAatcagtttaaaatataaaccataatcCTTTTAAAAGTGTAACTAATCCggcatatatattaattgattaGGCTAGTCTTATTGCCTCAAATATTAAAGGGAAATTTgggaaaaaagaacaaaacaagtaGTATTTTGTCCCATTAGAATGATTTCaaatttttccatttttggacTTTCACTACCCttcaaaagtttaaaaattcatataaaataatttacaacacaaaataatttacaaaaatatgaaaaatgaagTACTAAATTATGtgcatttatgaaaaatattagttttataaaaacatatttggaaTAACAATTTGAAAAATGGGGTAAAGTTGTTATTATATCAGATCTACCATCTACGGCGTTTCATAATATGCATTCTACTACAGCCACAACGATCTACCCATAGTAGACTGCTAAATACACCAAAAACAGTTGAGTCTACAAACGTAGAATACATAATCTACATTATATACTACTTTCTGCGAAAATCGTAGATAGTAAGCCCTAATAAATGTTCTTATGTCTTCCTCTGAAGAATATACTTTCTTCCTACCTCTCGTTTGTCTACGTTCTCTGTATACTCGTTCTACCATGTCATCCATATTCTACGGGTTGTAGTAAGTTCATTCTACCGGATTTTTAACAGAATCCGAAAATCTAGGAAATAACTGTCAAAAAATATTACCTAAATCTAttaaatcttatttattttcctttttaaaaaaatttgttcccTAAATTTTAGCTTTTCTTGCCAACCACGATTTTGATAGATGTAAATTTACATCcctat
It encodes the following:
- the LOC130505125 gene encoding protein DETOXIFICATION 27-like is translated as LYLADHTLTICSVRVANELGAGNGKGAKFATIVSVTQSMIIGVFFGLIIMLLHNQIAWIFSSSEAVLTAVNKLTVLLTLTVLLNSIQPVLSGVAVGSGWQSYVAYINLGCYYCIGIPLGILMGWVFEFGVMGIWAGMIFGGTAVQTIILSLITMRCEWEKEAQIAQARVNKWSKAIE